The Caproicibacterium lactatifermentans genome contains a region encoding:
- a CDS encoding IS3 family transposase, with protein MYMNGSPEVRYRIINETISQDDNLLNISYLCEIAGVSRSGFYYWRGHQTERTASDEADQRDFDLIVAAYNFRGYSKGARGIHMRLRHQDPPVLMNTKKIRRLMKKYHLVCPVRKVNPYRKLGKRLQENRTAPNILNRQFKSFGPRTVLLTDITYIPRPVHRDSSQRAYYYSYVCVIMDAFTKEVLACTCSNSCDTDFVLDTVNQLMEKHGSELHTDALIHSDQGCQYTSSKFVAILNDYNLRQSMSRRGNCWDNAPQESLFGHMKDELPPVGSYGHAVIAERVYAWIEYYNNDRYQWSLAKLSPCEYYKFVMTGIYPLDTFGGAAPNPPEFNAFVSGKGKEKDEAKAPPSPQT; from the coding sequence ATGTATATGAATGGTTCCCCAGAAGTCCGCTACCGCATCATAAATGAAACCATTAGCCAGGATGACAATCTTCTGAATATTTCTTATCTTTGTGAAATAGCAGGCGTATCTCGTTCGGGATTTTATTACTGGCGTGGACATCAGACCGAGCGGACAGCATCCGATGAGGCCGATCAAAGAGACTTTGACCTCATTGTGGCTGCATACAATTTCCGCGGATATTCAAAAGGCGCACGCGGTATACACATGAGACTGCGGCATCAGGATCCCCCGGTGCTTATGAACACAAAGAAGATTCGCAGACTGATGAAAAAGTATCACCTCGTATGTCCGGTACGAAAGGTAAATCCGTACCGCAAGCTCGGCAAGCGTCTACAGGAAAACAGGACAGCTCCGAACATACTAAACAGACAGTTTAAGTCATTTGGACCGCGCACTGTTCTGCTGACGGACATTACATATATTCCGAGACCGGTACACCGAGATAGCAGCCAACGAGCTTACTATTATTCATACGTCTGTGTGATCATGGACGCATTCACAAAAGAAGTTTTGGCCTGTACCTGCAGTAACTCCTGTGATACAGATTTCGTCTTGGACACCGTAAATCAACTGATGGAAAAGCATGGGTCTGAACTTCACACGGACGCCCTGATCCATTCAGATCAAGGATGCCAATACACCAGTTCTAAATTCGTTGCCATTCTGAATGATTACAACCTCCGTCAATCCATGTCCCGCAGAGGAAATTGTTGGGACAATGCACCGCAGGAAAGCCTATTTGGACACATGAAGGATGAACTGCCACCGGTTGGATCTTATGGACATGCAGTAATTGCTGAACGTGTTTACGCTTGGATTGAGTATTATAACAACGACCGGTATCAATGGAGCCTTGCCAAGCTCTCGCCGTGTGAGTACTACAAGTTTGTCATGACGGGAATTTATCCGTTGGATACATTTGGGGGCGCTGCCCCCAACCCCCCGGAGTTTAACGCTTTTGTTTCCGGGAAAGGCAAAGAAAAAGACGAAGCCAAAGCTCCGCCTTCCCCGCAAACCTGA
- the rlmD gene encoding 23S rRNA (uracil(1939)-C(5))-methyltransferase RlmD, protein MENKQCPLYRKCGGCQLQNMDYARQLEWKQNRTRKLLGKFGKIEPILGMKNPYYYRNKVQAAFAQDRRGNIVSGVYQSSTHRVVPVKSCLTEDQTADKIMATVRQLLKSFKLHPYDERTERGFLRHVLVKRGFQSGQVMVVLVVSNSIFPAKKFTAALCQKHPEITTVLLNINRHHTSMVLGEQEKVLYGPGYIEDTLCGCRFRISAKSFYQINPVQCEVLYSKAMEYAQLTGKESVIDAYCGIGTIGMVAAKKAGQVLGIELNRDAVRDAAANARQNGLHNIHFVCADATDYLTEMTEEGIRPDVVFMDPPRAGSTERFLLSLSELAPQRVVYISCNPETQARDLQYLCELGYAVQKIQPVDMFPHTNHVETVVLMSRVRD, encoded by the coding sequence ACAGTGCCCACTGTACCGTAAATGCGGCGGCTGTCAGCTGCAGAACATGGACTATGCCCGGCAGCTGGAATGGAAACAGAACCGTACACGGAAACTGCTGGGAAAGTTCGGGAAGATTGAGCCTATTTTAGGCATGAAAAATCCCTACTACTACCGGAATAAAGTGCAGGCGGCTTTTGCACAGGACCGCCGCGGCAATATCGTTTCCGGCGTGTATCAATCCAGTACGCATCGGGTGGTGCCGGTGAAGTCCTGCCTGACAGAGGATCAAACCGCGGATAAGATTATGGCAACGGTTCGTCAGCTGTTGAAAAGCTTTAAACTGCACCCCTATGATGAGCGTACGGAACGCGGTTTTCTGCGCCATGTATTGGTTAAGCGCGGTTTTCAAAGCGGACAGGTTATGGTTGTATTGGTTGTCAGCAATTCCATTTTTCCGGCCAAAAAGTTTACGGCGGCGCTCTGCCAAAAGCACCCGGAAATTACAACAGTTCTGCTGAATATCAATCGTCACCATACCAGCATGGTGTTGGGGGAACAGGAAAAGGTCCTGTATGGACCGGGGTATATTGAAGATACGCTGTGTGGCTGCCGATTTCGCATTTCTGCAAAGAGTTTTTACCAGATTAACCCTGTCCAGTGTGAAGTTCTGTACAGCAAGGCCATGGAGTATGCGCAACTGACGGGAAAAGAAAGCGTTATCGATGCCTATTGTGGGATTGGCACCATCGGCATGGTAGCTGCGAAAAAGGCCGGCCAGGTACTGGGCATTGAGCTGAACCGCGATGCCGTGCGGGATGCGGCGGCAAATGCCCGGCAGAATGGACTGCACAACATTCACTTTGTGTGTGCGGACGCAACGGATTATCTGACCGAGATGACAGAGGAGGGCATTCGCCCCGATGTTGTCTTTATGGATCCGCCCCGTGCCGGCAGTACCGAGCGTTTTTTGCTTTCTCTTTCGGAGCTGGCGCCGCAGCGAGTGGTTTATATTTCCTGTAATCCGGAAACGCAGGCGCGTGACCTGCAGTATCTTTGTGAACTCGGTTATGCGGTACAAAAAATACAGCCGGTCGATATGTTCCCGCATACCAATCATGTTGAGACGGTAGTATTGATGTCAAGGGTCAGGGACTAA